From Daphnia pulicaria isolate SC F1-1A chromosome 4, SC_F0-13Bv2, whole genome shotgun sequence, one genomic window encodes:
- the LOC124337987 gene encoding NADH dehydrogenase [ubiquinone] 1 alpha subcomplex subunit 6-like — protein sequence MASTAGTVIKSGVKQVRPLLSVDNAEARKRVLNLYKAWYRQVPYIVLEYDIPKNEAQCRAKLREEFEKHRHAKDVRVIDMLVVKGQMELVETVKRWKQKGHVMNYFRTPINPKPNDFLSKFIAGSA from the exons ATGGCTTCAACTGCTGGAACAGTTATTAAATCTGGAGTTAAACAAGTGAGACCACTGCTATCTGTCGACAATGCCGAAGCTCGCAAACGGGTCCTTAATTTGTATAAGGCCTGGTATCGTCAAGTCCCATACATAG TTTTGGAGTACGATATTCCGAAGAATGAAGCCCAATGTCGCGCTAAGCTGAGGGAAGAATTTGAGAAACACCGACATGCTAAGGATGTAAGAGTTATTGATATGTTGGTTGTAAAGGGCCAAATGGAACTCGTTGAAACTGTGAAGCGGTGGAAGCAAAAAGGACATGTTATGAACTACTTCAGGACACCCATCAATCCAAAACCCAATGATTTCTTGTCTAAATTTATTGCTGGCAGTGCCTGA
- the LOC124337976 gene encoding tRNA (adenine(58)-N(1))-methyltransferase catalytic subunit TRMT61A-like has product MSFANTKCVVEEGDTVIIYVNPQAMYALQVKPLIATKKGDMVENIFQTAYGALKVQELVGKKFGHKVQFSRGWGYLLHPTPELWTLNLKHRTQILYTPDISLIVMQLDLKAGSVIVESGTGSGSLSHAILRAIAPTGHLHTFDFHQQRVEIVTQEFSDHGWEPFVTAKQRDACKDGFDLENVADAVFLDLPNPWLAIPHAVKALKKSGGRICTFSPCIEQTQKTCEGLLAEGFKYIETMECLQREYQVKNITLPEIDDYNFSFCNTPETNCEGNQKKDDRKFRAVLPALQMAGHTGYLTFATWPRQSEKCQT; this is encoded by the exons ATGAGCTTCGCCAACACCAAATGTGTAGTTGAAGAGGGGGACACTGTTATTATTTATGTAAATCCACAAGCTATGTATGCTTTACAAGTTAAACCCCTAATTGCTACTAAAAAAGGCGATAtggttgaaaacatttttcaaactgCATATGGTGCCTTAAAAGTTCAGGAACTTGTAGGGAAAAAGTTCGGACATAAAGTGCAATTTTCTCGTGGTTGGGGTTATCTTCTTCATCCAACACCTGAACTGTGGACATTAAACCTTAAACATCGGACTCAAATCCTTTACACACCTGATATAAGCTTGATTGTAATGCAACTGGATTTAAAAGCTGGCTCGGTTATTGTTGAATCAG GAACTGGAAGTGGATCTCTCTCTCATGCTATCTTAAGAGCTATTGCACCCACTGGTCATTTGCATACTTTTGATTTCCATCAACAGAGAGTTGAGATTGTGACACAGGAATTTTCAGATCATGGATGGGAACCATTTGTTACTGCCAAACAGAGAGATGCCTGCAAGGATGGTTTTGACTTGGAAAATGTAGCTGATGCAGTCTTTTTAGACCTTCCAAATCCATGGCTTGCAATTCCTCATGCTGTCAAGGCTTTGAAAAAATCAg GAGGAAGAATCTGTACCTTCTCCCCATGTATTGAGCAAACTCAAAAGACATGTGAAGGTTTGCTGGCTGAAGGATTCAAATATATTGAGACAATGGAATGCCTCCAGAGAGAGTACCAAGTAAAAAACATCACCTTACCTGAGATTGATGACTACAATTTCTCCTTTTGTAATACCCCAGAAACG AACTGTGAAGGTAATCAGAAAAAAGATGATCGCAAATTTAGAGCGGTACTTCCAGCTTTACAAATGGCAGGACACACCGGTTATCTTACTTTTGCTACGTGGCCGCGTCAGTCAGAAAAGTGCCAGACATGA